In Candidatus Neomarinimicrobiota bacterium, a single window of DNA contains:
- a CDS encoding tetratricopeptide repeat protein, with translation MLRARKRISKKELRHDPMLEFIFKVEMFVRNRSRELGYGAIGVVALLIVGIMMMNSKSEAEVDAAAAVGIAQFKFMLGDFQDAIVRLEDALRKYPGTEAATQGLFYLGSANYQAENKDDAEKYFREFLDEGSDDALLVASAYAGIAAVREDNQDYTAAAEYYKKAVTNAESQFQVEMYTISAVRNFHKSGSKEIALELIADMLDDDKVSFEAKNNAEFLKSVISSVKG, from the coding sequence ATGTTAAGAGCAAGAAAGAGGATTTCAAAAAAAGAACTTAGGCACGACCCGATGCTTGAATTTATTTTCAAGGTGGAGATGTTCGTTAGAAATCGTTCAAGAGAACTCGGCTACGGCGCTATCGGCGTTGTCGCATTGCTGATTGTCGGCATTATGATGATGAATTCCAAGAGTGAAGCGGAAGTGGATGCCGCAGCAGCTGTTGGAATAGCACAATTTAAATTTATGTTAGGGGATTTTCAGGACGCCATAGTTCGTCTTGAGGACGCGCTAAGGAAATATCCGGGTACAGAAGCCGCAACTCAGGGATTATTTTATCTCGGAAGCGCAAACTATCAAGCCGAAAATAAAGACGATGCGGAAAAATATTTTCGTGAATTTCTTGATGAAGGTTCTGACGACGCATTATTAGTCGCTTCCGCTTACGCCGGAATTGCCGCTGTCCGAGAGGATAATCAGGATTATACGGCAGCAGCCGAATATTACAAAAAAGCTGTTACGAATGCCGAATCACAATTTCAGGTAGAAATGTACACAATTTCCGCGGTAAGAAACTTTCATAAATCCGGCAGCAAAGAGATAGCGCTGGAACTGATTGCGGATATGTTAGACGATGACAAGGTGAGTTTTGAAGCAAAAAACAATGCAGAATTCTTGAAATCCGTTATCAGCAGTGTGAAAGGGTAA